CACGGAGCAtactttgacatttttcattGTAGGTGGATACAACATTCTTAGATTCCTTGTCATGCAAGTTTTTTTAAGGAACGCGCATGTCAAGGCAGCTTCTGAAGTGAATAAACATCCTAGTAGAGTTCGCACCTATATCCATAGAAGATTACTAAGAGCTATAACATACGTGAGAcaatgagaaataaaataaaaacaaatagataTAACATGAGCGGAACCTTgagcaaaataaataaataaataaaagcttaTGAATTACCTCTTCGAAGCCAACATCAATTAGGGTTTCCTTCAGATCACTAAAGCCAGCATACCCTTGATCATTAAGAACTTTCATGAGAACACCAATAGAGTTTGATGTCACTTTCAACTCGTCAGTGATTATGAATGAGGATCGGCAATTGACAAACACTCCATCTTCATTATTTCCTATCACTTCTTTAACTTGCTCTTCTTCGGGGACCAGAATTTGAGAGGTCATCAAATCTCCACATCTACATCTTGTGGAGTTAAAATTGCTGTAGCCTGTATGTGCTGTGTGAATGTGGATCACTCGTGAGAAAACTTGGGCACATGAAGAACTTGGTGGGATAAGTATAACTCATGTCCATTTTGAGCCTTCTGCGATGGATATCCTTAGTACTCCTCAGGTCCATCAACATAGTTTTGCAGGCTTCGGTCTCAACATAGTTTTGCAGGCTTCGGTCCATATCTGCAACGCTTTTGTTAAGGTTTTTATAACATTGCAGGACTCCAGGAAAAGTTTTGTGATTCTCCAGCAATCTAGCAACGTTTCCCATCGGGAGAGTTAAGAGACTGAGAAGAACATCAACAAAGTCCTGCTCAGCCTCAGCCAAAACAACTTTGTTTCTATTCTCATCAATGTGAAGTTTCAATCTAAACTTTACACTACTATTACCCATTGAAGATCCAAGGAAAACGAGTAGAAACCAAATGAGGAAGACAAGTGATTGAGATTTTTAGGTAACACTCTTTGACGAACGAACATACGAAGATTAAGCCTCTATATATGAATCTCAAGAGGTTTCTTGTCAAAACCGTCAATTAAATAATGAACCTTGGGAGTTGTCAATATTTGAATAGGGAATACAAATTCCAAAGAAATTAATGTGATCAGTGAATGAATACTAGTATTCGCATTTTCAATGCATCTCTTTAAGAAATAGTATAACCCTTTGGATTCcagttacaacttacaagatAGGTTTGACATTTGTCATTACCTGTTATAATTAACACCCTTCAACCATATCCAAATATAACGAGAATTGCCCTTTCTTTGCCTCTGGCATGAGAGAGACCTTCTCAGTCTTAGTAATAAAAGTAATTAAACCTCACTGTCTCTATGTTTGtctatttttggttaatttatCGTTAAGCTTTACCCTTTGTAGTTATATGAAAGAAAACCTCGTTTGAGAACAATTTttatgtgaatatatataatattgactTCTTCATCCTTAATGATTTGTGTCATCTGGTGGGACGGCAAAATTTTCTCAGTTTGttgaaatatttgttattagtCTAAAGAGTAGACAATAGCTAATTAGTCGTCTGGTTAAACGAATAGAAGATGCTATATTTACAGTCTTTTATCCAATCACCAAGTCAATGAAGACATACAAGCATAATTTGAGGTGGTTGTTAACCTCTTTTTGTATTCAATCCAACATGCGGTTTTAATAGATGGTTTAAGCCTGCGGTTCGAACCTAGAAATTGAAAAGAGACAGCAAACCGCTTGTAAAACATATGGTTTATAtcttactagattttgacccgcgcttttgaagcgcgggatattttacgatgaaaatttttactaataatttaacaaatactttggtaatttttaaagagtgtgtatttaaaataattttgtatttaaatcagtatttttaaattcaacccaattgtgattataccggttaatccggagatctgacaattcaatttatgtttttaaaatattcatattaaaaaatcactaaaacccgagactaaccgattgaactgatggatgaccaatattaatctaattggatttaaattgtaatagtttcataatttgtaatcttataatcgaaattttaaagtttactattttgcaatttatgaaattatgacgtttctacaaaattttaaagagaaaatgatagatataaaataactaagattaattattgtattatttggaaacattgatagtagtataaaaaatatattgtttggaaacattgatagtagtataaagaaataagtatattgtttggaaatattgatagtattataaagaaataagtatatttttggaaacatggatagtagtataaaaaaaggaacattagtgatttaatgtatgtttaactataaagtataaaagtgtatttaatttaaaaacttacaaaataaatgttaggtccaacagaatgtttctgttttaataagatagattaccCATCATAAAATTGCTTAGCCATTGT
The sequence above is drawn from the Raphanus sativus cultivar WK10039 chromosome 7, ASM80110v3, whole genome shotgun sequence genome and encodes:
- the LOC108815371 gene encoding uncharacterized protein LOC108815371 — its product is MGNSSVKFRLKLHIDENRNKVVLAEAEQDFVDVLLSLLTLPMGNVARLLENHKTFPGVLQCYKNLNKSVADMDRSLQNYVETEACKTMLMDLRSTKDIHRRRLKMDMSYTYPTKFFMCPTHTGYSNFNSTRCRCGDLMTSQILVPEEEQVKEVIGNNEDGVFVNCRSSFIITDELKVTSNSIGVLMKVLNDQGYAGFSDLKETLIDVGFEEVRTLLGCLFTSEAALTCAFLKKTCMTRNLRMLYPPTMKNVKVCSVEVYVRKLDGKILYAECNGDFVDSLLSFLVHPLELASALSNDNTVLRCVRNLIRSPCRRAASIVSLDPNNPKIKSGTSSGCGTGFMKKNTKFIVSNDLTITPMTTSSTTGLLKKLQVDISDLDSYQISISKVELISILRASLISSSALTKGLSNLLVKKPKEEA